One genomic region from Portunus trituberculatus isolate SZX2019 chromosome 5, ASM1759143v1, whole genome shotgun sequence encodes:
- the LOC123513610 gene encoding ufm1-specific protease 1-like, translating to MVGGGRDYSARLQSNVHLGLATPEDAEETVTVRGDYLYYHYGCDGFDDRGWGCGYRTLMTLCSWVRGQREGQQGGAPSPLPVPSNTRIQELLVEMGDKETSFIGSRQWIGSVEVSYILDSLYDVPCKILHMGQGKDIKAQLGALQEHFRVKGAPVMMGGETDVSSKGVMGVCRGASESYLLVVDPHFWGEVREVEALQGSGWVKWQPLSDFHQSTFYNMCLPQLSATRD from the exons ATGGTCGGTGGGGGGCGGGACTACAGTGCCCGCCTGCAGTCCAATGTTCACCTTGGCCTGGCCACTCCTGAAGATGCGGAGGAGACGGTGACGGTGCGCGGCGACtacctctactaccactacggATGTGACGGCTTCGATgacagg GGGTGGGGATGTGGCTACCGTACCCTCATGACTCTGTGCTCGTGGGTGAGAGGGCAGAGGGAAGGCCAACAGGGAGGAGCGCCGTCACCCCTACCCGTGCCTTCAAACACACGCATTCAGGAGCTGTTAGTGGAGATGGGAGACAAGGAGACCAGCTTCATTGGTTCAAGACAGTGGATTGGCAGTGTTGAG gtTTCATACATTCTGGACAGCCTTTATGATGTTCCCTGCAAGATTCTTCACATGGGCCAAGGGAAGGACATCAAGGCGCAGCTGGGGGCCCTGCAGGAACACTTCAGAGTAAAGGGCGCCCCTGTGATGATGGGTGGCGAAACGGACGTGTCTTCCAAGGGCGTGATGGGTGTCTGCAGGGGCGCCTCGGAAAGTTATCTGCTAGTGGTG gatccACATTTCTGGGGCGAGGTGCGGGAAGTGGAGGCGCTGCAGGGAAGTGGATGGGTCAAGTGGCAACCGCTGAGTGACTTCCACCAATCCACCTTTTATAACATGTGTTTGCCTCAGCTGTCCGCCACACGAGACTGA